A window of Clostridium sp. 'White wine YQ' contains these coding sequences:
- a CDS encoding 6-phosphofructokinase — MSQEIKKIALLTGGGDCPGLNAVIRAVTRTAILQYGYEVIGYKFGYRGLYNNDFVPLTLESVSGIEHKGGTILYSSNKDNLFDYLVNEDGKMVKKDVSDVAVENMKKEGVDVLVVIGGDGTLTSARDFSRKGVNVIGVPKTIDNDLAATDVTFGFNTAISIATEALDRLHTTAESHHRVMLLEVMGRNAGWIALESGIAGSADVILLPEIPYDINKIVEKIEDRKKHGKPFSIIVVAEGAKSKDGEVVVAKIVEDSPDPIRLGGIGNKLAGDIEKIIKENEVRCTVLGHLQRGGTTSTFDRILSTRYGVAAADLIKEGKFGNMVCLKGDVISCETLENVIGANKNVNPDGELVTVARKIGISFGD, encoded by the coding sequence ATGTCACAAGAAATTAAAAAAATCGCATTACTAACAGGAGGCGGAGATTGCCCAGGATTAAACGCTGTAATTAGAGCGGTAACAAGAACAGCAATTTTGCAGTATGGTTATGAGGTTATTGGTTACAAATTTGGATATCGTGGTTTATACAACAACGATTTTGTTCCACTAACATTAGAAAGTGTTTCAGGAATTGAACATAAGGGTGGAACAATACTGTATAGCTCTAATAAAGATAATCTTTTTGATTACTTAGTTAATGAAGATGGTAAGATGGTTAAAAAAGATGTTTCAGATGTAGCGGTAGAAAACATGAAAAAAGAAGGCGTTGATGTTTTAGTTGTTATCGGAGGAGATGGAACACTTACATCTGCAAGAGATTTCTCAAGAAAAGGTGTAAATGTAATAGGTGTACCTAAAACAATTGATAATGATTTAGCAGCAACTGATGTAACTTTTGGTTTTAATACTGCAATTAGTATAGCAACTGAAGCTTTAGATAGACTTCATACTACAGCAGAATCTCATCATAGAGTAATGTTACTTGAAGTTATGGGAAGAAATGCAGGATGGATTGCATTAGAATCTGGAATAGCTGGATCAGCAGATGTAATTTTATTACCTGAAATTCCATATGATATTAATAAGATAGTAGAAAAGATTGAAGATAGAAAGAAACATGGAAAACCATTCTCTATTATAGTTGTAGCTGAAGGAGCTAAATCAAAAGATGGAGAAGTGGTTGTAGCTAAAATAGTTGAGGATTCTCCAGATCCAATAAGACTTGGAGGAATAGGTAACAAGTTAGCAGGAGATATAGAGAAAATCATTAAGGAAAATGAAGTTAGATGTACCGTATTAGGACACCTTCAAAGAGGAGGGACAACATCAACCTTTGATAGAATTCTATCAACAAGATATGGTGTTGCAGCTGCAGACCTAATTAAAGAAGGTAAATTCGGTAATATGGTATGCTTAAAAGGTGATGTAATATCATGTGAAACTCTTGAAAATGTAATTGGAGCAAATAAAAATGTAAATCCTGATGGTGAACTTGTAACTGTTGCTAGAAAGATAGGTATTTCTTTTGGAGATTAA
- a CDS encoding serine hydrolase codes for MKEIKKYLESRIGNYSFYFEDLHSGYMYSYNENVQMVAAGCMKLPIAVSLVKAVEDERYTFLDKIKIEGKDKVYGTGIIHEFGEREYTIFELLVAMLIQSDNTAANKIIDLVGMDRINENIKEMGLRNTVLNRKTSDERTEKNDLENITSAYDLSMIWKHLYNATYLNKENSTMIVDILRRQQIKNKLALYISDDLKYDISSKTGDKKGVENDTQLIQLSKGNFVFTVLSMEIPNSVYGTITLAKCGKMMWDNVMNNWH; via the coding sequence ATGAAAGAGATAAAAAAATATTTAGAGTCTAGAATAGGTAATTACAGTTTCTATTTTGAGGATTTACATTCTGGATATATGTATAGTTATAATGAAAACGTTCAAATGGTTGCGGCAGGCTGTATGAAGTTACCTATAGCAGTATCTCTTGTAAAAGCAGTTGAAGATGAAAGATATACTTTCTTAGATAAAATTAAGATAGAAGGAAAAGATAAGGTTTATGGAACTGGTATAATTCATGAATTTGGAGAAAGAGAATACACTATTTTTGAATTATTAGTTGCTATGTTAATTCAAAGTGATAACACTGCAGCAAATAAAATAATCGATTTAGTAGGAATGGATAGAATTAATGAAAATATAAAAGAAATGGGACTTAGAAACACAGTTCTCAATAGAAAAACTTCTGATGAAAGAACAGAAAAGAATGATTTGGAAAATATAACTTCAGCTTATGATCTTTCAATGATATGGAAGCACCTTTATAATGCTACTTATCTAAATAAAGAAAATAGCACTATGATTGTAGATATATTAAGAAGACAACAAATTAAGAATAAACTTGCTTTATATATTTCAGATGATTTAAAATACGATATATCATCTAAAACAGGTGATAAGAAGGGTGTAGAAAATGATACTCAGTTAATTCAATTATCAAAAGGTAACTTTGTATTTACTGTATTATCAATGGAAATACCTAACAGCGTATATGGAACCATAACTCTTGCTAAGTGCGGTAAGATGATGTGGGATAATGTAATGAATAATTGGCACTAA
- the pyrB gene encoding aspartate carbamoyltransferase encodes MNNIKHLIDPMDLSIMELEDILGLANDIMKNPKEYSHLLSGKILATLFYEPSTRTRFSFEAAMMKLGGNILGFSEPNSSSVSKGESLSDTIKIVSTYADIIAMRHPKEGSAKVASIYSSVPIINAGDGGHQHPTQTLTDLLTIKSLKENLEGHVIGICGDLKFGRTVHSLIKAISRYKNNKIILISPEELTIPQYIRDEILIKENIPFIEVERLEDVIDKLDILYMTRVQKERFFNEEDYIRLKDSYILDQSKMSKAKKEMIVLHPLPRVNEIAQEVDKDPRACYFKQAEYGMYVRMALILKLLEVR; translated from the coding sequence ATGAATAATATAAAACATCTAATAGATCCCATGGATCTATCTATTATGGAACTTGAGGATATACTGGGATTAGCTAATGATATAATGAAAAATCCTAAGGAATACTCACATCTTTTAAGTGGTAAAATACTTGCCACATTATTTTATGAACCTAGTACAAGAACAAGATTCTCATTTGAAGCAGCGATGATGAAACTTGGAGGAAATATACTAGGATTTTCAGAACCTAACTCATCTTCTGTTTCTAAAGGAGAAAGTCTTTCAGATACTATAAAAATAGTTTCAACTTATGCAGATATTATTGCCATGAGACATCCAAAGGAAGGATCAGCAAAAGTAGCATCTATTTATTCATCAGTACCTATAATTAATGCTGGAGATGGTGGACATCAGCACCCAACTCAAACATTAACAGATCTTTTAACAATAAAAAGTCTTAAAGAGAATCTAGAAGGGCATGTAATAGGAATTTGTGGAGATTTAAAGTTTGGAAGAACAGTTCACTCACTTATAAAAGCCATATCTAGATATAAAAATAATAAAATAATCTTAATATCCCCAGAGGAATTGACTATCCCACAGTACATAAGGGATGAAATTTTGATAAAAGAAAATATACCGTTTATAGAAGTAGAACGATTAGAAGATGTAATTGATAAATTAGACATTCTATATATGACGAGAGTTCAAAAAGAAAGATTTTTTAATGAAGAGGATTATATAAGACTAAAGGATAGTTATATCTTAGACCAAAGTAAAATGTCTAAAGCTAAAAAAGAAATGATAGTTCTTCACCCATTACCAAGAGTTAATGAGATAGCCCAAGAAGTGGACAAAGATCCAAGAGCCTGCTATTTTAAGCAAGCTGAATATGGAATGTATGTAAGAATGGCTTTAATTCTTAAACTTTTGGAGGTGAGATAA
- a CDS encoding aspartate carbamoyltransferase regulatory subunit codes for MLKITTIKSGVVIDHIRAGLGIKIFNYLELNKVDYPVALIMNVTSNKLGKKDIIKIEDISIKDYTFLKLISPSITINVVKNEEIVEKVKPELPSRVENIFYCKNPRCITSVEKHIPQAFKLTNKEEGIYRCEYCDETSEFSKF; via the coding sequence ATGCTAAAGATAACTACAATAAAAAGCGGTGTAGTAATCGACCATATAAGAGCTGGACTAGGGATTAAAATATTTAATTACTTAGAATTAAATAAGGTGGATTATCCAGTAGCTCTTATTATGAATGTTACCAGCAATAAACTAGGTAAAAAAGATATTATAAAGATTGAAGATATAAGTATTAAAGACTATACATTTCTTAAGCTTATATCTCCAAGTATTACAATTAACGTAGTTAAGAATGAAGAGATAGTAGAAAAGGTAAAGCCAGAATTACCATCTAGAGTTGAGAATATATTTTATTGCAAAAATCCAAGATGTATAACATCAGTAGAAAAGCATATTCCACAAGCATTTAAGCTTACTAATAAAGAAGAGGGAATATATAGATGCGAGTATTGTGATGAAACAAGTGAATTCTCAAAATTTTAG
- a CDS encoding dihydroorotase, protein MNLLIKAIRIVDESHDFVGDIYIENGLIKEIGTSIEKNVQVINGESLTLMPSFIDTHVHFREPGFTYKEDIETGSKAALKGGFTFVNLMANTNPICSSKEVLDYVYKRNEEVGLIDLHQCLSITKDFDGKNILHLEDFQGNLNIKAISDDGKGVMDSKVMLDAMEVAKKNKWVVISHAENHEFSNIDMRLAENLMTIRDVELAKYSKAKLHMAHISTKEAMKCVIDGKKEGANVTAEVTPHHISLNTEISNYRVNPPIREEEDRKYLIKAIKDGYVDVIGTDHAPHSKEDKEKGAPGMVGLETAFSICYTTLVKENEISLKTLSKLMSANPGELLGINKGRISPGYDGDLVLVDLNSKHKIDSSNFASKSYNTPFDGMEYFGEVVMTIKAGKIAYRK, encoded by the coding sequence ATGAATTTATTAATAAAAGCTATAAGAATAGTTGATGAAAGTCATGATTTTGTAGGGGATATATATATTGAAAATGGGCTAATTAAGGAAATCGGTACTTCAATTGAGAAAAATGTACAAGTAATTAATGGAGAGAGTTTAACTTTGATGCCTAGCTTTATAGATACACATGTACATTTTAGGGAACCAGGTTTTACTTATAAAGAGGACATTGAAACAGGATCTAAGGCAGCGTTAAAAGGTGGGTTTACTTTTGTGAATTTAATGGCAAATACTAATCCAATATGCTCAAGCAAAGAAGTTCTTGATTATGTATATAAGAGAAATGAAGAAGTAGGGTTAATAGATTTACATCAATGCCTGTCTATTACTAAAGATTTTGATGGTAAGAATATATTGCACCTAGAAGATTTCCAAGGAAATTTAAATATAAAAGCTATATCTGATGATGGAAAAGGGGTCATGGATTCTAAGGTTATGCTTGATGCGATGGAAGTAGCTAAAAAGAATAAATGGGTAGTTATTTCACATGCTGAAAACCATGAATTTTCAAACATAGATATGAGACTCGCAGAAAATCTAATGACGATTAGAGATGTTGAACTTGCTAAATATTCAAAAGCTAAACTTCATATGGCTCATATATCAACTAAGGAAGCTATGAAATGTGTTATTGATGGGAAAAAAGAAGGAGCAAATGTAACAGCAGAAGTTACCCCTCATCACATTTCATTAAATACAGAAATATCTAACTATAGAGTTAACCCTCCTATAAGAGAAGAGGAAGATAGAAAATACTTAATTAAAGCTATTAAGGATGGCTATGTAGATGTAATAGGCACAGATCATGCTCCACATAGCAAAGAGGATAAAGAAAAGGGTGCACCAGGAATGGTAGGACTTGAAACTGCTTTCTCAATTTGTTATACAACATTAGTTAAAGAAAATGAAATAAGTTTAAAAACACTAAGTAAGTTAATGTCAGCGAATCCAGGTGAACTTCTTGGGATTAATAAGGGAAGAATATCTCCAGGATATGATGGAGATTTAGTATTAGTGGATTTAAATTCTAAACATAAAATTGATTCTAGTAATTTTGCTTCAAAAAGCTATAACACACCATTTGATGGGATGGAATACTTTGGAGAGGTTGTTATGACAATAAAGGCTGGAAAAATAGCATATAGAAAGTAG
- the pyrF gene encoding orotidine-5'-phosphate decarboxylase, translating to MLNIIDRLFKRVEEKGVVCVGLDTSIEYVPEYIIKASLDEAEAILRFNKEIIDGTYDVAAVFKVQIAYYEALGIRGLEVYKKTLDYLREKEAIIIADIKRGDIAATAKMYAKAHFEGDFEADFITLSPYMGMDSIEPYLQYLEKGKKGLFPLVRTSNPGANDIEFLDTTLGHKVYHEVGDRLTKMGEAYLGECGYSQIGGVLGCTHREEAKELRSRFSKMFFLIPGYGAQGGKAEDVALYLNKGNGGVVNSSRKILLAYREGDGKESLGYYARKEVIRMRDEILDAVNKVG from the coding sequence ATATTGAATATAATTGATAGATTATTTAAAAGGGTAGAAGAAAAAGGTGTAGTATGTGTTGGACTAGATACAAGTATTGAGTATGTTCCAGAATATATTATAAAAGCTAGCTTAGATGAAGCAGAGGCAATACTTAGATTCAACAAAGAAATTATAGATGGAACTTATGATGTGGCTGCAGTTTTTAAAGTTCAAATAGCTTATTATGAGGCATTGGGAATAAGAGGATTAGAGGTTTATAAGAAGACCTTAGATTATTTAAGAGAAAAAGAAGCAATAATCATTGCAGATATAAAAAGAGGAGATATTGCGGCAACTGCTAAGATGTATGCCAAAGCACATTTTGAGGGGGATTTTGAGGCAGACTTTATTACATTAAGTCCATATATGGGAATGGATTCGATAGAACCATATTTGCAATATCTCGAAAAAGGAAAAAAAGGATTATTCCCGCTTGTTAGAACATCAAACCCAGGGGCAAATGACATTGAATTCCTAGACACAACTTTAGGACATAAGGTATACCATGAGGTTGGAGATAGATTAACTAAAATGGGAGAAGCTTATTTAGGGGAATGTGGTTATTCTCAAATAGGGGGAGTGCTTGGATGTACCCATAGAGAAGAAGCTAAGGAATTAAGAAGTAGATTCTCAAAAATGTTCTTTTTAATCCCAGGCTATGGAGCACAGGGAGGAAAGGCTGAAGATGTAGCACTATACCTAAACAAGGGAAATGGTGGAGTAGTTAATTCCTCAAGAAAAATATTATTAGCTTATAGAGAAGGAGACGGTAAAGAATCCCTAGGTTATTATGCCAGAAAAGAAGTTATTAGAATGAGAGACGAAATCTTAGATGCAGTTAATAAAGTAGGTTAG